A region of the Candidatus Woesearchaeota archaeon genome:
TTCATACCAACGCATGCCTTCTCTTCATTTCGTGATAGGTTTTGTTTGAAACTCCCCTAATAATGTCGCCTCTTGTTCGCATAAATGAACCGAGATTTCTTGCTCTTGTTTTTCTCTCTATAATTCCAACGAGGGTATAGGGGTATTTTCGTCCATCTTCACCTCTTGCTACTAAAAGACCAAAATCCCCACAAAGCATGGCTGTCGTTCCTGTTTTATCATAAACCAGCGTTCCTTGAGGAACTTCGCGTGCACCATCGTACAGACGATCCCTGTTTGGAAGTGCCATTAATCTTTTTATTTCCCTGGAAAAGGGTAATTCATCATGCCAAAGAGCATAGAGAAACCTACTATAGTCATGCGCAGATGCCATGTTGGCATAACATCTTCCATTCGAAGGAATATACTCGACGATGCAAAGTTGATTAAAAAGAGAACCATAATTTTGTCGCAAAATCCTTTCCACTGTACGCGGTCCTCCTACCTGACCCATTACCCAGTTTGTACAATTGTTATTACTTCGTTGAATCATCGCTTCCATTTTTTTTCGACTGGTTTGTCCATAGCTGAGTCTTCCCTTTTCTACTTCATGAAAAAATGCTAGTGCAACAAATGGCTTAACCATACTTGCTGTTTGGAGAGAAAGATCTTCATTAAGAGAAACTAATTTCTCGTTTGCTGTTAAATCGTACACTGACCATGCGGTTCTTTCATGATGATCTAAACGTCCTTGTCTTCTCAATTGTTGAATATAAGTATTAATGTCGTTCTCTAAAGTGCTACTTGTTTGAGTCTCTCTTGGAGTAGTAATTTCACCAATTACAACTAAATCTCTTGTTGATTCTTTTTCCGTTTTTCTAACATGAGCATCTCCATCTCTCTCAGTTTGGACAATATGGTCTAAGTAAGTTGCGTTGCTGTAAATAACATCGTGATTATTTTCAATACTTATGTCCGCAGTAATTCCAATGGATTTTAGTCGTCTTGCATGATCTTGAGCGACCTGATAGGTTGATTCCTTTTCTCCACGGCGTTGATAGACTAAGGCGTAGGTACCGCCTCTTCTTTCTTCAATGACCAGATCTTTTGCTAATTCTGGTCCTAATTGTGCGACAACTTTAGCAAAATTAGCTCGGTGAACCTCTAAGTTCGGTCCTGTACCATACACGATATTATAAAGATCATAATAGTCTTTATCTTCTACAATGCTTGCTGGATCAAGATCTGCCTTAGTTAATAGTCCAGAATGACGATATGCAGTTGTTACTGCAGATGATCTTGTTGTGTTTCTATCATAAACAACACCATACATCCCTGTTCGTTCTGCCCTTACTACATGAAGCTCTCTTTGTAAGTCTTGCCCTAAAACGCCTCCTACTTCTTCCATGTAGTCGAGTGCATCCTCTATATTTGGTGTCCAGAGATAGGAGACATCGTACCTTTCATTTCTTTCGTTCCTGCTCTCGGCCATTGTAGGAGAAAGCCCTAGAGCTATGCCACCTAAACCAATTAAACACCTTGTGACGGCCTCTCTTCTATCCATGGCGAGGT
Encoded here:
- a CDS encoding serine hydrolase, with protein sequence MDRREAVTRCLIGLGGIALGLSPTMAESRNERNERYDVSYLWTPNIEDALDYMEEVGGVLGQDLQRELHVVRAERTGMYGVVYDRNTTRSSAVTTAYRHSGLLTKADLDPASIVEDKDYYDLYNIVYGTGPNLEVHRANFAKVVAQLGPELAKDLVIEERRGGTYALVYQRRGEKESTYQVAQDHARRLKSIGITADISIENNHDVIYSNATYLDHIVQTERDGDAHVRKTEKESTRDLVVIGEITTPRETQTSSTLENDINTYIQQLRRQGRLDHHERTAWSVYDLTANEKLVSLNEDLSLQTASMVKPFVALAFFHEVEKGRLSYGQTSRKKMEAMIQRSNNNCTNWVMGQVGGPRTVERILRQNYGSLFNQLCIVEYIPSNGRCYANMASAHDYSRFLYALWHDELPFSREIKRLMALPNRDRLYDGAREVPQGTLVYDKTGTTAMLCGDFGLLVARGEDGRKYPYTLVGIIERKTRARNLGSFMRTRGDIIRGVSNKTYHEMKRRHALV